One genomic window of Hymenobacter sp. J193 includes the following:
- a CDS encoding SMI1/KNR4 family protein, which yields MVSLPHLLQQIRDARERLDVCFHDESQHHMAKVEAKLGRQLPEEIRAFYLQCPGFWTNDCLFRVLSMSDILTEIERPAAPNTNLHFPIADYMIFSDVWEVVLDEENPARYVIVNSNHHTEESVVLTDSLYEFVNKFLEGGIFGGEEGEGLYGWRERLKILSQ from the coding sequence ATGGTCTCACTGCCACACTTGCTTCAGCAAATACGGGATGCCCGCGAACGGCTTGATGTATGTTTTCACGATGAGAGCCAACATCATATGGCCAAGGTGGAGGCAAAACTAGGTAGGCAGTTGCCGGAGGAAATACGAGCTTTCTATTTGCAATGCCCTGGCTTCTGGACGAACGATTGCCTGTTTCGGGTTCTTTCAATGTCCGATATACTGACAGAAATTGAAAGGCCTGCTGCTCCCAACACTAACCTACACTTTCCTATTGCCGACTACATGATCTTTAGCGACGTATGGGAAGTAGTTCTCGACGAAGAGAATCCTGCGCGTTACGTCATTGTGAACTCCAATCACCATACCGAGGAGTCCGTTGTCCTGACAGATTCACTTTATGAATTCGTTAACAAATTCTTAGAGGGCGGCATTTTTGGCGGCGAGGAAGGCGAAGGCCTGTATGGCTGGCGTGAAAGGCTGAAAATACTTTCGCAGTAA
- a CDS encoding alpha-amylase family glycosyl hydrolase: MHTSIKWLQKLVLAGAALCVLGNHPAHAQKVVLQGFWWDYWNSNYPNGWANYIAQLAPRLKAMGVDAVWLPPSIKNGNQGNGYSPFDHYDLGDKYQKGFVGTRLGTKDELLRAVAILHANGIEVVQDIVLNHVDGAGSQSGAGGQDPAAWEDYSTSKYKNFRYVSYNKPASAEDATNYLARNGRFSKNWQNFNPNPGNNSTSGDWNAVYFGPDVSYYSGSYGQSSNASFNPTQASDYMRNNMRNWLIWYKKQVGFDGVRLDAVKHFPDFAMEDFLYNLQSNAGWANGGATMYAVGEWVGSSGQMDGWVSNVQNRAGTFDFSLRNGIYSIVSGGGNFDIGSLPGYQQGTRVVLINGQYVHRTVPFVNNHDTYRPTTDASGNITGWNTGSELAPHIDPGDGRLSAAYAAALALDGSPQVFFEDLFNVSTTGKRFSHQPTSTTDLPTRSDIENLIWCHQNLRFKEGAYKVRWQAADHLVIERSTKAIIGINDNWSAWQNSTVSTDFAPGTVLKDYSGANGTATVTVSSLQTVSINTPPCNGTASGGRRGYSVWAPTGIGTNYVRPALATTQEWELADDLGDSHASSLKQGGQLPAASTAYRTAGRIYSASGKTVTYNLFPTDATRSLTVELVNGSGTILTSKTGIGNLTGTYTPTAAGWITLRTKNASNANPAQRAFVKVTYTAPMAVVGSMTARGGATVTDVTSEATLTDALHVYPNPTAANRIDVVVESVGQRTATLHLYDLTGRLVHQQTARLYPGTNELRLSVETLPAGVYQLSSPELNRSSKVMVR, encoded by the coding sequence ATGCACACTTCTATTAAATGGTTACAAAAACTCGTTCTGGCGGGCGCGGCGCTTTGCGTGCTGGGCAACCACCCGGCCCACGCGCAGAAAGTAGTTCTGCAGGGCTTCTGGTGGGACTACTGGAACTCCAACTACCCCAACGGCTGGGCTAACTACATTGCCCAACTGGCTCCGCGCCTGAAGGCTATGGGCGTGGATGCTGTATGGCTGCCGCCGAGCATCAAAAATGGCAACCAGGGCAACGGCTACTCTCCCTTCGACCACTACGATCTGGGCGATAAGTACCAGAAAGGCTTTGTGGGCACGCGCCTGGGCACCAAGGACGAGCTGCTGCGCGCGGTGGCCATTCTGCACGCCAACGGCATTGAGGTGGTGCAGGACATCGTGCTCAACCATGTGGACGGTGCCGGCTCGCAGAGCGGGGCGGGTGGCCAGGACCCGGCGGCTTGGGAAGACTACTCGACCAGCAAGTACAAGAACTTCCGCTATGTGAGCTACAACAAGCCCGCCTCGGCCGAAGACGCCACCAACTACCTGGCCCGCAACGGCCGCTTCTCTAAGAACTGGCAGAACTTCAACCCCAATCCGGGCAACAACTCCACTTCCGGCGACTGGAACGCCGTGTACTTCGGGCCCGACGTGAGCTACTACTCCGGCTCCTACGGCCAGAGCTCCAATGCTTCTTTTAACCCCACCCAGGCCTCCGACTACATGCGCAACAACATGCGCAACTGGCTGATCTGGTACAAAAAGCAAGTCGGATTTGACGGCGTGCGGCTGGATGCCGTGAAGCACTTCCCCGACTTTGCCATGGAGGATTTTCTCTACAACCTGCAAAGCAACGCAGGCTGGGCCAACGGCGGCGCCACCATGTACGCCGTGGGCGAATGGGTGGGCTCCTCGGGCCAGATGGATGGATGGGTGAGCAACGTGCAGAACCGCGCCGGCACCTTTGATTTTTCGCTGCGCAACGGCATTTACAGCATTGTGAGCGGGGGCGGCAACTTCGATATCGGCTCGTTGCCCGGCTACCAGCAGGGCACGCGCGTGGTGCTCATCAACGGGCAGTACGTGCACCGCACCGTGCCCTTCGTGAACAACCACGACACCTACCGGCCCACCACCGACGCCAGCGGCAACATCACGGGCTGGAACACGGGCTCGGAGCTGGCCCCACACATCGACCCGGGCGACGGGCGCCTTTCGGCCGCCTACGCTGCGGCCTTGGCCCTGGATGGCTCCCCGCAGGTTTTCTTCGAGGATCTGTTCAACGTATCGACCACCGGCAAGCGGTTTTCGCACCAGCCCACCAGCACCACCGACCTGCCCACCCGCTCCGATATTGAGAACCTGATCTGGTGCCACCAGAACCTGCGCTTCAAGGAGGGCGCCTACAAAGTGCGCTGGCAGGCCGCCGACCACCTCGTAATTGAGCGCAGCACCAAGGCCATTATCGGCATCAATGACAACTGGAGCGCCTGGCAGAACAGCACCGTTTCCACTGATTTCGCACCTGGCACCGTGCTGAAGGACTATTCCGGCGCCAACGGTACGGCCACCGTGACGGTAAGCAGCTTGCAGACGGTGAGCATTAACACTCCGCCTTGCAACGGCACGGCCTCGGGTGGCCGGCGCGGCTACTCAGTGTGGGCGCCTACGGGCATCGGCACCAACTACGTGCGCCCAGCCCTGGCTACCACCCAGGAATGGGAGCTGGCTGATGACCTCGGCGACTCGCACGCTTCGTCCTTGAAACAGGGCGGGCAGCTGCCGGCCGCCTCTACGGCTTACCGCACGGCGGGCCGTATCTACTCGGCTTCCGGCAAAACCGTTACCTACAACCTCTTCCCCACCGATGCTACCCGCAGCCTCACAGTGGAGCTGGTGAACGGCAGCGGCACTATTCTGACGAGCAAAACCGGCATCGGTAACCTCACGGGTACTTACACGCCCACGGCTGCTGGCTGGATTACCCTGCGCACCAAGAATGCCAGCAACGCCAACCCCGCCCAGCGCGCCTTTGTGAAAGTGACGTACACGGCCCCCATGGCTGTAGTAGGCTCCATGACGGCCCGCGGTGGTGCCACCGTAACGGACGTTACCTCGGAAGCTACGCTGACCGACGCCCTCCACGTGTATCCCAACCCAACGGCTGCCAACCGCATCGACGTGGTGGTGGAATCGGTGGGGCAGCGCACGGCTACCCTGCACCTCTACGATCTGACCGGCCGCCTGGTACACCAGCAGACGGCCCGCCTCTACCCCGGCACCAACGAGCTGCGCCTGAGCGTAGAAACCCTGCCGGCCGGTGTGTATCAGCTTTCCTCGCCCGAGCTGAACCGCAGCAGCAAGGTGATGGTGCGGTAA
- a CDS encoding murein L,D-transpeptidase catalytic domain family protein, producing MEKPSVIRRNRLKRRARRAARRILPFVASLFMATPLATPVGSVNATGAEYRVPTTSELRASAFKTSAQQLYAELGAEATGLRYEVFQKALTGYLNLRHEGRLSDDKQLLTVIDFEKPSTEKRLWVLDLASKHILFNTLVAHGHNSGENLATTFSNENESNMSSLGFYVTQSEYRGKHGRSLKLEGVDEGYNDNAMSRSVVMHGAEYVSEDFIKQFGRLGRSLGCPALPMDQYNEIISTVTGGTCLFLNGADAQYSSKYLNQEVALQTYFQSTTSV from the coding sequence ATGGAAAAGCCGAGTGTAATTCGCCGCAACCGCCTGAAGCGCCGGGCCCGTCGGGCAGCTCGTCGTATCCTGCCGTTCGTGGCTTCTTTGTTTATGGCTACCCCCCTGGCCACGCCTGTGGGTTCGGTCAACGCCACCGGGGCCGAGTACCGGGTGCCTACTACTTCGGAGCTGCGGGCTTCGGCTTTCAAAACCTCGGCTCAGCAGCTCTACGCCGAGCTAGGCGCCGAGGCCACCGGCCTGCGCTATGAGGTGTTCCAGAAAGCCCTGACCGGCTACTTGAACCTGCGCCATGAAGGCCGCCTGAGCGACGACAAGCAGTTGCTCACAGTAATCGACTTCGAAAAGCCTTCCACCGAAAAGCGCCTGTGGGTGCTCGATCTGGCCAGTAAGCATATTCTGTTTAACACGCTCGTGGCCCACGGCCACAACTCCGGCGAGAACCTGGCTACCACGTTCTCCAATGAGAATGAGTCGAACATGAGCAGCCTGGGCTTCTACGTGACGCAGAGCGAGTACCGGGGCAAGCACGGCCGCTCGCTCAAGCTGGAAGGCGTAGACGAAGGCTACAACGACAATGCCATGAGCCGCTCCGTGGTGATGCACGGGGCTGAGTACGTGAGCGAAGACTTCATCAAGCAGTTCGGCCGCCTGGGCCGCAGCCTCGGTTGCCCCGCTCTGCCCATGGACCAGTACAACGAAATTATCAGCACCGTAACGGGCGGCACCTGCCTGTTCCTGAACGGGGCCGACGCGCAGTATTCATCCAAGTACCTTAACCAGGAAGTAGCGCTACAAACCTATTTCCAGAGCACCACTTCGGTATAA
- a CDS encoding murein L,D-transpeptidase catalytic domain family protein, which translates to MAVLAACQSPEVARQELRTAPVPPAPLATELVPDSLQLTPVAPLAAVPDSLRQAVRALHARLGPAAATLRPAVLERACVGYLNLRRAGRVRRAGVLAVADMDLPSSEKRLWVIDLRKAEVLQHSPVAHGRGSGHLRARRFSNTIKSACTALGFYATQDTYQGKHGLSRRLRGLDAGRNDNALRRYVVLHAADYVSRRHLQRHGQAGNSRGCPALPPDQYRAIIAAVPEGSCLLLSGPGLESKWLEGAAAAERLAVRGWL; encoded by the coding sequence ATGGCTGTTTTAGCCGCTTGCCAGTCGCCGGAGGTTGCGCGGCAGGAGCTGCGGACCGCGCCGGTCCCGCCCGCGCCGTTAGCCACCGAATTGGTGCCTGATTCGCTTCAGCTGACACCCGTAGCACCCCTGGCTGCTGTGCCCGATTCGTTGCGGCAGGCTGTGCGGGCGCTGCACGCTCGCCTGGGGCCGGCGGCGGCTACGCTGCGCCCGGCTGTATTGGAGCGGGCCTGCGTGGGATACCTCAACCTGCGCCGCGCCGGGCGGGTACGTCGCGCCGGGGTGCTGGCCGTGGCCGACATGGATTTGCCTTCCTCCGAAAAGCGACTGTGGGTTATCGACCTGCGCAAGGCCGAAGTGCTGCAGCACAGTCCGGTGGCGCACGGCCGCGGCTCGGGCCACCTGCGGGCGCGCCGGTTTTCCAACACCATCAAATCGGCGTGCACGGCGCTGGGCTTCTACGCCACGCAGGATACCTACCAGGGCAAGCACGGCCTCTCGCGCCGCCTGCGCGGCCTCGACGCGGGCCGGAACGACAACGCCCTGCGCCGCTACGTGGTGCTGCACGCCGCCGATTACGTGAGCCGCCGCCACTTGCAGCGGCACGGGCAGGCCGGCAACAGCCGCGGCTGCCCCGCCCTGCCTCCCGATCAATACCGCGCCATCATTGCCGCCGTGCCCGAAGGAAGCTGCCTGCTGCTCAGCGGCCCCGGCCTGGAATCGAAGTGGCTGGAAGGAGCCGCTGCTGCCGAAAGGTTGGCAGTGCGGGGGTGGTTGTAG